One window of Leptospira wolbachii serovar Codice str. CDC genomic DNA carries:
- a CDS encoding HIT family protein gives MSSYEEHSLRKNLFSIGKLGYAKGDRPNVDCILCGVRDKNEIVPNLTIAETELSIVSVNLFPYNPGHIIIFPKRHIIHYLELTEEEALDIHKLTQKTMRILEKQWKVQGFNLGYNLGKNSGGSIPHIHEHIVPRFPNEAGFLDVLSNTRIVIYEPYQMWDDLKKLWVKED, from the coding sequence ATGAGTTCCTATGAAGAACATTCGCTTAGAAAAAACCTGTTCAGCATAGGAAAACTAGGTTATGCCAAAGGGGACAGGCCCAATGTCGACTGCATCCTCTGCGGGGTTCGCGACAAAAACGAAATTGTTCCCAATTTGACCATTGCGGAAACAGAACTTTCTATTGTTTCGGTCAATCTTTTCCCCTACAATCCAGGCCATATCATCATCTTTCCCAAACGTCATATCATCCATTACTTGGAACTCACTGAGGAAGAAGCCCTAGACATTCATAAACTCACTCAAAAAACCATGAGGATCCTTGAGAAACAATGGAAGGTGCAAGGTTTTAACCTTGGATACAATTTAGGAAAGAATAGCGGTGGTTCCATCCCCCACATCCACGAACATATTGTGCCAAGATTCCCCAACGAGGCAGGATTTCTAGATGTACTTTCCAATACTAGGATTGTTATCTATGAACCCTACCAAATGTGGGATGACTTAAAAAAACTTTGGGTGAAAGAAGACTAA
- the rsmH gene encoding 16S rRNA (cytosine(1402)-N(4))-methyltransferase RsmH, translating into MSESPHIPVLPREVIDLLQKTESPEPLWFLDGTAGEGGHSKLILQTFPTAQLILIDRDAVMLERAKKEISSVIGSLDRVHPFQMNFSEVDKELLDSVECPGLDGALVDLGVSLFHFLHSGRGFTFKNDEPLDMRLEPQVGQKTAADVVNYSTVLHLKKVFWDYGEERWALKVANNIVQTRQKKKFETNTDLVKLVEASIPRKFWPKESHPATKIFQALRIEVNEELLHAEKGIRVLAESLKVGGVLACISFHSLEDRIVKWTFRDLKTTEHFDILTKKPILPTDTEIRENRASRSAKLRGIQKIDPILKPRWER; encoded by the coding sequence GTGTCAGAATCTCCTCATATTCCCGTACTTCCGAGAGAAGTCATCGATTTGCTCCAAAAAACAGAAAGCCCCGAACCCTTGTGGTTTCTTGATGGGACTGCTGGGGAAGGTGGGCATTCCAAACTCATCTTACAAACTTTTCCCACAGCCCAGCTCATACTGATCGATCGTGACGCAGTCATGTTGGAACGTGCCAAAAAAGAAATTAGTTCTGTGATTGGTTCTCTTGACCGAGTCCATCCCTTCCAGATGAACTTTTCTGAAGTAGATAAAGAACTTTTGGATTCAGTCGAGTGCCCGGGTCTTGATGGAGCCCTAGTGGATTTAGGAGTCTCTCTATTCCACTTCTTACACTCGGGAAGAGGGTTTACTTTTAAAAACGATGAACCGCTGGATATGCGACTTGAGCCCCAAGTGGGGCAAAAGACTGCAGCGGACGTCGTAAATTACAGCACAGTTTTGCATCTCAAAAAAGTGTTTTGGGATTATGGGGAAGAACGTTGGGCTTTAAAAGTTGCAAATAACATCGTGCAGACGAGGCAAAAAAAGAAATTTGAAACCAATACAGATCTTGTGAAACTTGTGGAAGCCTCGATTCCCAGAAAGTTTTGGCCCAAAGAATCCCACCCTGCGACCAAAATTTTCCAAGCACTAAGGATTGAAGTCAACGAAGAACTGTTACATGCAGAGAAAGGGATTCGAGTCCTTGCTGAGTCGTTAAAAGTGGGTGGAGTTCTTGCTTGTATTTCTTTTCATTCCTTAGAAGATCGAATTGTCAAATGGACCTTTCGCGATTTAAAGACCACAGAACATTTTGATATCTTAACAAAAAAACCCATCCTGCCAACAGACACCGAAATCCGGGAAAACAGGGCCTCTCGTTCGGCAAAATTAAGAG